Proteins encoded in a region of the Burkholderia ubonensis subsp. mesacidophila genome:
- a CDS encoding molybdopterin molybdotransferase MoeA, whose amino-acid sequence MSNPNPAAPRAPMLSTAEALAALLDAATLLAGAESVATLDALGRVLAADVESPLDVPPMHTSAMDGYAVRVADLLHGERRLPVSQRIPAGHPAAPLAAGTAARIFTGATVPPGADAVVMQEQTEADGDAVEILHTPKPGEWITAQGADIRRGAVILPAGTRLTPQALGLAASVGCAQLSVAWRIKVAVFFTGDELTMPGEPLKPGAIYNSNRFTLRGLLERLGCHVTDYGIVPDSLAATRDTLREAARDHDVILTSGGVSVGDEDHVKPAVEAEGRLALWQIAMKPGKPLAFGAIRRGDSRPDAHFIGLPGNPVSSFVTFLLFVRPFLLRLSGVRDVAPRALSLRADFTQGKSDRRNEFLRARINSAGGLDLFPNQSSAVLTSTVWGDGLIDNPPHHAISAGETVRFLPFSELLS is encoded by the coding sequence ATGTCGAACCCGAATCCCGCGGCGCCGCGCGCGCCGATGCTGTCGACCGCCGAGGCGCTGGCCGCGCTGCTCGACGCCGCAACGTTGCTTGCCGGCGCCGAATCCGTCGCGACGCTCGACGCGCTCGGCCGCGTGCTGGCGGCCGACGTCGAGTCGCCGCTCGACGTGCCGCCGATGCACACCAGCGCGATGGACGGCTACGCGGTGCGCGTCGCCGACCTGCTGCACGGCGAGCGGCGCCTGCCGGTGTCGCAGCGCATTCCCGCCGGCCATCCGGCCGCGCCGCTTGCGGCCGGCACCGCGGCGCGCATCTTCACCGGCGCGACGGTGCCGCCCGGCGCCGACGCGGTTGTCATGCAGGAGCAGACCGAAGCCGACGGCGACGCGGTCGAAATCCTGCATACGCCGAAGCCCGGCGAATGGATCACCGCGCAGGGCGCCGACATTCGGCGTGGTGCGGTGATCCTGCCCGCCGGCACCCGGCTGACGCCGCAGGCGCTGGGTCTCGCCGCCTCGGTCGGCTGCGCGCAGCTGTCGGTCGCTTGGCGGATCAAGGTCGCGGTGTTCTTCACGGGCGACGAACTGACGATGCCCGGCGAGCCGCTCAAGCCGGGCGCGATCTACAACTCGAACCGTTTCACGCTGCGCGGGCTGCTGGAGCGGCTCGGCTGCCACGTGACCGATTACGGGATCGTGCCCGATTCGCTCGCGGCGACCCGCGACACCCTGCGCGAGGCCGCGCGCGACCATGACGTGATCCTCACGAGCGGCGGCGTGTCGGTCGGCGACGAGGACCACGTGAAGCCCGCGGTCGAGGCCGAAGGCCGGCTCGCGCTGTGGCAGATCGCGATGAAGCCCGGCAAGCCGCTCGCGTTCGGCGCGATCCGGCGCGGCGACAGCCGGCCCGACGCGCACTTCATCGGGCTGCCCGGCAATCCGGTGTCGAGCTTCGTCACGTTCCTGCTGTTCGTCCGGCCGTTCCTGCTGCGCCTGTCCGGCGTGCGCGACGTTGCACCGCGGGCGCTGTCGCTGCGTGCCGACTTCACACAGGGCAAGTCCGACCGGCGCAACGAGTTCCTGCGCGCGCGCATCAATTCGGCGGGCGGCCTCGACCTGTTTCCGAACCAGAGCTCGGCGGTGCTGACGTCGACGGTGTGGGGCGACGGCCTGATAGACAATCCGCCGCACCATGCGATCAGCGCGGGCGAGACCGTCCGCTTCCTGCCGTTTTCCGAACTGCTGTCCTGA
- the thrC gene encoding threonine synthase: protein MNYISTRGAGIGERHTFSDILLGGLAKDGGLYLPTEYPKVSADELARWRTLPYADLAFEILSKFSNDIPADDLRAITRRTYTAAVYSNTRHGENASDITPLKTLGTENGAALSLLELSNGPTLAFKDMAMQLLGNLFEYTLAKHGEALNILGATSGDTGSAAEYAMRGKAGVRVFMLSPHKKMSAFQTAQMFSLQDPNIFNLAVEGVFDDCQDIVKAVSNDHAYKAKHKIGTVNSINWARVVAQVVYYFKGYFAATKSNDERVSFTVPSGNFGNVCAGHIARMMGLPIAKLVVATNENDVLDEFFRTGAYLVRSAEHTYHTSSPSMDISKASNFERFVFDLLGRDPARVMQLFRDVEEKGGFDLAASGDFARVAEFGFVSGRSSHTDRIATIRDVFSRYDTMIDTHTADGVKVAREHLDAGVPMVVLETAQPIKFGETIREALDREAERPAAFDGLEALPQRFEVVNADAQQVKAFIAAHTGA from the coding sequence ATGAACTACATCTCCACGCGCGGCGCCGGCATCGGCGAGCGCCACACGTTCTCCGACATCCTGCTCGGCGGCCTCGCGAAGGACGGCGGGCTCTACCTGCCCACCGAGTATCCAAAGGTCTCGGCCGACGAGCTCGCCCGCTGGCGCACGCTGCCGTACGCGGATCTCGCATTCGAGATCCTGTCGAAGTTCAGCAACGACATCCCGGCCGACGACCTGCGCGCGATCACGCGCCGCACCTACACGGCTGCCGTGTACAGCAACACGCGCCACGGCGAGAACGCGTCCGACATCACGCCGCTGAAGACGCTCGGTACCGAGAACGGTGCGGCGCTGTCGCTGCTCGAACTGTCGAACGGCCCGACGCTCGCGTTCAAGGACATGGCGATGCAGCTGCTCGGCAACCTGTTCGAGTACACGCTCGCGAAGCACGGCGAAGCGCTGAACATTCTCGGCGCGACGTCGGGCGACACGGGCAGCGCGGCCGAATATGCGATGCGCGGCAAGGCCGGCGTGCGCGTGTTCATGCTGTCGCCGCACAAGAAGATGAGCGCGTTCCAGACGGCCCAGATGTTCAGCCTGCAGGATCCGAACATCTTCAACCTCGCGGTCGAAGGCGTGTTCGACGACTGCCAGGACATCGTGAAGGCCGTGTCGAACGATCACGCATACAAGGCGAAGCACAAGATCGGCACCGTCAACTCGATCAACTGGGCGCGCGTCGTCGCGCAGGTCGTGTACTACTTCAAGGGCTATTTCGCCGCGACGAAGAGCAACGACGAGCGCGTGTCGTTCACGGTGCCGTCGGGCAACTTCGGCAACGTCTGCGCGGGCCACATCGCGCGGATGATGGGGCTGCCGATCGCGAAGCTCGTCGTTGCGACCAACGAGAACGACGTGCTCGACGAGTTCTTCCGCACCGGCGCGTACCTCGTGCGCAGCGCCGAGCACACGTATCACACGAGCAGCCCGAGCATGGACATCTCGAAGGCGTCGAACTTCGAGCGCTTCGTGTTCGACCTGCTCGGCCGCGATCCGGCGCGCGTGATGCAGCTGTTCCGCGACGTCGAGGAGAAGGGCGGCTTCGATCTGGCCGCGAGCGGCGATTTCGCGCGCGTCGCCGAGTTCGGGTTCGTGTCGGGCCGCAGCAGCCACACGGACCGCATCGCGACGATCCGCGACGTGTTCTCGCGCTACGACACGATGATCGATACGCACACGGCCGACGGCGTGAAAGTCGCGCGCGAGCATCTCGACGCGGGCGTGCCGATGGTCGTGCTCGAGACGGCTCAGCCGATCAAATTCGGCGAGACGATCCGCGAAGCGCTCGATCGCGAAGCCGAGCGGCCGGCCGCATTCGACGGGCTCGAGGCGCTGCCGCAGCGTTTCGAGGTCGTGAACGCCGACGCGCAGCAGGTCAAGGCATTCATCGCCGCGCATACGGGCGCATGA
- a CDS encoding homoserine dehydrogenase, translated as MEPIKVGLLGFGTVGSGTFKVLRRNQEEIKRRAGRGIEVARIAVRNPAKAQAALAGDAGSAQITDDFNAVVDDPSIAIIAEMIGGTGVARELVLRAISNGKHVVTANKALLAVHGTEIFEAAREKGVMVAFEAAVAGGIPIIKALREGLTANRIQYIAGIINGTTNYILSEMRDRGLDFATALKAAQELGYAEADPTFDIEGVDAAHKATIMSAIAFGVPVQFDRAYVEGISKLDATDIRYAEELGYRIKLLGITRRAENGIELRVHPTLIPEKRLLANVEGAMNAVVVHGDAVGTTLYYGKGAGAEPTASAVVADLVDVTRLHTADPEHRVPHLAFQPDSLSNTPILPIEEVTSGYYLRLRVADQTGVLADITRILADSGISIDALLQKESEQVDDANGETDIILITHETIEKNVNAAIARIEALATVVSKVTKLRMEALN; from the coding sequence ATGGAACCGATCAAAGTTGGCCTGTTGGGCTTCGGCACGGTAGGCAGCGGCACCTTCAAGGTGCTGCGCCGCAACCAGGAAGAAATCAAACGTCGCGCGGGGCGCGGCATCGAGGTCGCCCGCATCGCGGTGCGCAACCCCGCCAAGGCGCAGGCCGCGCTCGCCGGCGACGCCGGCAGCGCGCAGATCACCGATGACTTCAACGCGGTCGTCGACGATCCGTCGATCGCGATCATCGCCGAGATGATCGGCGGCACCGGCGTCGCGCGCGAGCTCGTGCTGCGCGCGATCTCGAACGGCAAGCACGTCGTGACCGCGAACAAGGCGCTCCTCGCGGTGCACGGCACCGAGATCTTCGAGGCGGCGCGCGAGAAGGGCGTGATGGTCGCGTTCGAGGCGGCCGTCGCGGGCGGCATCCCGATCATCAAGGCGCTGCGCGAAGGCCTGACCGCGAACCGCATCCAGTACATCGCCGGCATCATCAACGGCACGACCAACTACATCCTGTCGGAAATGCGCGACCGCGGCCTCGATTTCGCGACCGCGCTGAAGGCGGCGCAGGAACTCGGCTACGCGGAAGCCGACCCGACCTTCGACATCGAAGGCGTCGACGCCGCGCACAAGGCGACGATCATGAGCGCGATCGCGTTCGGCGTGCCGGTGCAGTTCGACCGTGCGTACGTCGAGGGCATCAGCAAGCTCGACGCGACCGACATCCGCTACGCGGAAGAGCTCGGCTACCGGATCAAGCTGCTCGGCATCACGCGCCGCGCCGAAAACGGCATCGAGCTGCGCGTGCATCCGACGCTGATCCCGGAGAAGCGCCTGCTCGCGAACGTCGAGGGCGCGATGAACGCGGTTGTCGTGCACGGCGACGCGGTCGGCACGACGCTGTACTACGGCAAGGGCGCGGGCGCGGAGCCGACCGCGTCGGCGGTCGTCGCGGATCTCGTCGACGTCACGCGCCTGCACACGGCCGACCCCGAGCATCGCGTGCCGCATCTCGCGTTCCAGCCGGACAGCCTGTCGAACACGCCGATCCTGCCGATCGAGGAAGTGACGAGCGGCTACTACCTGCGCCTGCGCGTCGCCGACCAGACCGGCGTGCTTGCGGACATCACGCGCATCCTCGCCGATTCGGGCATCTCGATCGACGCGCTGCTGCAGAAGGAGTCGGAGCAGGTCGACGACGCGAACGGCGAGACCGACATCATCCTGATCACGCACGAGACGATCGAGAAGAACGTCAACGCGGCGATCGCGCGCATCGAAGCGCTCGCGACGGTCGTCTCGAAGGTCACGAAGCTGCGCATGGAAGCGCTGAACTGA
- a CDS encoding pyridoxal phosphate-dependent aminotransferase, translated as MKPIQKSNKLLNVCYDIRGPVLEHAKRLEEEGHRIIKLNIGNLAPFGFDAPDEIIQDMIRNLPTSSGYSDSKGVFSARKAVMHYTQQKGVVGVGLDDIYIGNGASELIVMATQGLLNDGDEVLLPAPDYPLWTAAVSLSGGTPVHYVCDEQNDWMPDLDDIRRKITPNTKAIVVINPNNPTGALYSDELLLELLEIARQHGLIVFADEVYDKIVYDGREHTAMGALSEDVITVTFNSLSKSYRSCGYRAGWMAVSGLGGDNRRRAKDYLEGLGILSSMRLCANVPGQFAIQTALGGYQSINELIVPSGRLYKQRELAYDMLTSIPGVTCVKPQAALYMFPRLDPKLYPIQNDQQFILDLLLEERVLLVQGTGFNWPTPDHFRVVFLPNLDDLTDSINRIARFLDGYRKRHSV; from the coding sequence GTGAAACCGATCCAGAAATCGAACAAGCTGCTCAACGTCTGCTACGACATTCGTGGCCCGGTGCTCGAGCACGCGAAGCGCCTCGAGGAAGAAGGCCACCGCATCATCAAGCTGAACATCGGCAACCTCGCGCCGTTCGGTTTCGACGCGCCGGACGAGATCATCCAGGACATGATCCGCAACCTGCCGACGTCGTCGGGCTATTCGGACTCGAAGGGCGTGTTCTCGGCGCGCAAGGCGGTGATGCACTACACCCAGCAGAAGGGCGTGGTCGGGGTCGGCCTCGACGACATCTACATCGGCAACGGCGCGTCCGAGCTGATCGTGATGGCGACCCAGGGGCTCTTGAACGACGGCGACGAGGTGCTGCTGCCCGCGCCCGACTACCCGCTGTGGACGGCTGCGGTCAGCCTGTCGGGCGGCACGCCGGTCCACTACGTCTGCGACGAGCAGAACGACTGGATGCCCGACCTCGACGACATCCGCCGCAAGATCACGCCGAACACGAAGGCGATCGTCGTGATCAACCCGAACAACCCGACGGGCGCGCTTTATTCGGACGAATTGCTGCTCGAGCTGCTCGAGATCGCGCGCCAGCACGGGCTGATCGTGTTCGCCGACGAGGTCTACGACAAGATCGTCTACGACGGCCGCGAGCACACGGCGATGGGCGCGCTGTCGGAGGACGTGATCACCGTCACGTTCAACAGCCTGTCGAAGAGCTACCGCTCATGCGGCTACCGCGCGGGCTGGATGGCCGTGTCGGGCCTCGGCGGCGACAACCGCCGGCGCGCGAAGGACTACCTCGAGGGGCTCGGCATCCTGTCGTCGATGCGGCTGTGCGCGAACGTGCCGGGGCAGTTCGCGATCCAGACGGCGCTCGGCGGCTACCAGAGCATCAACGAGCTGATCGTGCCGTCGGGGCGCCTGTACAAGCAGCGCGAGCTCGCGTACGACATGCTCACGTCGATTCCGGGCGTGACCTGCGTGAAGCCGCAGGCCGCGCTCTACATGTTCCCGCGGCTCGACCCGAAGCTCTATCCGATCCAGAACGACCAGCAGTTCATTCTCGACCTGCTGCTCGAGGAGCGCGTGCTGCTCGTGCAGGGCACCGGCTTCAACTGGCCGACGCCGGATCATTTCCGCGTCGTGTTCCTGCCGAATCTCGACGACCTGACCGATTCGATCAACCGGATCGCGCGCTTCCTCGACGGCTATCGCAAGCGTCATTCGGTCTGA
- a CDS encoding Mth938-like domain-containing protein, which yields MKLHQDASGALNTVTGYGPDYVDVNLQRHEQSVIVLPGGPVLAWPVSSFDALAPEHFAMLLEPAPEVVIFGSGTRLRFPHPRLVAALTAQRIGVETMDFQAACRTYNILMAEGRKVAAALLIERKSPMR from the coding sequence TTGAAACTGCACCAGGACGCGAGCGGCGCGCTCAACACCGTTACCGGCTATGGCCCCGATTATGTCGACGTCAATCTCCAGCGTCACGAACAGAGCGTCATCGTCCTGCCCGGCGGGCCGGTGCTCGCGTGGCCGGTGTCGTCGTTCGACGCGCTCGCGCCCGAGCATTTCGCGATGCTGCTCGAACCGGCGCCCGAGGTCGTGATCTTCGGCAGCGGCACCCGCCTGCGCTTCCCCCATCCGCGCCTCGTCGCGGCGCTCACCGCGCAGCGCATCGGCGTCGAGACGATGGATTTCCAGGCCGCCTGCCGCACCTACAACATCCTGATGGCCGAAGGCCGCAAAGTTGCCGCCGCGCTCTTAATTGAACGTAAATCCCCGATGCGGTAA
- a CDS encoding glycosyltransferase family 39 protein, with product MNDTPSRLPLNRTVLALLILALAVIWFAPIGMRHLIPSDEGRYAEMAREMFVTGDWITPRYNGYKYFEKPPLQTWLNALTFAWFGVGEWQARLYTALASFAGVLIVGFTGARLFNPLSGFLAAVVLACSPYWNLMGHFNTLDMGLSFWMTVTLCSLLLAQRPGLRPGAARGWMWACWASMALAVLSKGLVGMILPGAVLVLYTLIARDWALWKRLYLVSGLVIFFAIVTPWFVLVQARNPEFFNFFFIVQQFRRYLTPEQNRPGPFYYFVLVLLVGFLPWLSVAWQSLRHALRMPRQPNGFAPMLVLLIWSAFIFLFFSASHSKLISYVLPVAPALALMIGAYLPLVSADRFRRHLLGYLVFLVVAAFGIIFLAYQGDARTPNAQYRAFQLWLYAGLAVAAALTLAAAWLNRHARAGVAAAIAAFGAAWLAFGTIGGTGHDEFGRYSSGALLAPAVRAELARLPADTPFYSIQMLDHTFPFYVGHTTIMVERKDELAFGISVEPDKWVPTVDQWITRWKEERYALAIMPASYYDQFAKAGLPMRVIARDNRRVIVEKPQS from the coding sequence ATGAACGATACGCCGTCGAGGCTACCGCTCAATCGCACCGTGCTCGCCCTCCTGATCCTCGCGCTCGCCGTCATCTGGTTCGCGCCGATCGGCATGCGCCACCTGATTCCCAGCGACGAAGGCCGCTACGCCGAGATGGCGCGCGAGATGTTCGTCACCGGCGACTGGATCACGCCGCGCTACAACGGCTACAAGTACTTCGAGAAGCCGCCGCTGCAGACCTGGCTCAACGCGCTCACGTTCGCGTGGTTCGGCGTCGGCGAGTGGCAGGCGCGCCTCTATACCGCGCTCGCGAGCTTCGCGGGCGTGCTGATCGTCGGCTTCACCGGCGCACGCCTGTTCAACCCGCTCTCCGGCTTCCTCGCGGCCGTCGTGCTCGCGTGCTCGCCGTACTGGAACCTGATGGGCCATTTCAACACGCTCGACATGGGCCTGTCGTTCTGGATGACCGTCACGCTCTGCTCGCTGCTGCTCGCGCAGCGCCCCGGGCTGCGGCCCGGCGCCGCGCGGGGCTGGATGTGGGCGTGCTGGGCGTCGATGGCGCTCGCGGTGCTGTCCAAGGGCCTCGTCGGCATGATCCTGCCCGGCGCCGTGCTGGTGCTGTATACGCTGATCGCGCGCGACTGGGCGCTGTGGAAGCGCCTGTACCTCGTCAGCGGGCTCGTGATCTTCTTCGCGATCGTCACGCCGTGGTTCGTGCTGGTCCAGGCGCGCAACCCGGAATTCTTCAATTTCTTCTTCATCGTCCAGCAGTTCCGCCGGTATCTGACCCCGGAACAGAACCGTCCCGGCCCGTTCTACTACTTCGTGCTGGTGCTGCTGGTCGGCTTCCTGCCGTGGCTGTCGGTCGCGTGGCAGAGCCTGCGCCATGCGCTGCGCATGCCGCGCCAGCCGAACGGCTTCGCGCCGATGCTCGTGCTGCTGATCTGGAGCGCGTTCATCTTCCTGTTCTTCAGCGCATCGCATTCGAAGCTGATCTCGTACGTGCTGCCGGTCGCGCCGGCGCTCGCGCTCATGATCGGCGCGTACCTGCCGCTCGTGTCGGCCGACCGGTTCCGCCGCCACCTGCTCGGCTACCTCGTGTTTCTCGTCGTCGCGGCGTTCGGCATCATCTTCCTCGCCTACCAGGGCGATGCGCGCACGCCGAACGCGCAGTACCGCGCGTTCCAGCTGTGGCTGTACGCGGGCCTCGCGGTCGCGGCCGCGCTGACGCTCGCCGCCGCGTGGCTCAACCGCCACGCGCGCGCCGGCGTCGCGGCCGCGATCGCCGCATTCGGCGCCGCGTGGCTCGCGTTCGGTACGATCGGCGGCACCGGCCACGACGAGTTCGGCCGCTACAGCTCGGGCGCGCTGCTCGCGCCCGCGGTGCGCGCCGAGCTGGCGAGGCTGCCGGCCGACACGCCGTTCTACTCGATCCAGATGCTCGATCACACGTTCCCGTTCTACGTCGGCCACACGACGATCATGGTCGAGCGCAAGGACGAGCTCGCGTTCGGCATTTCGGTCGAGCCGGACAAGTGGGTGCCGACCGTCGACCAGTGGATCACCCGCTGGAAAGAGGAGCGCTACGCACTCGCGATCATGCCGGCGAGCTATTACGACCAGTTCGCCAAGGCCGGCCTGCCGATGCGCGTGATCGCGCGCGACAACCGCCGCGTGATCGTCGAAAAGCCGCAATCGTAA
- a CDS encoding EamA family transporter has product MNPISLVCIVTGVMLNACAQLLLKAGVNAVGHFEFTRANIVPVGLKIATQLPIIGGLGCYVLSVVVWIVGLSRVDVSIAYPMLSLGYVVNAFAAWYLFGEVLSVQRLVGIGIILIGVFVLARS; this is encoded by the coding sequence GTGAACCCGATCTCGCTCGTCTGCATCGTCACCGGCGTCATGCTCAACGCATGCGCGCAACTGCTGCTCAAGGCCGGCGTCAACGCCGTTGGACACTTCGAATTCACCCGTGCGAACATCGTGCCCGTCGGCCTGAAGATCGCGACCCAATTGCCGATCATCGGCGGCCTCGGGTGCTACGTGCTCAGCGTCGTCGTATGGATCGTCGGGCTGTCGCGGGTCGACGTGTCGATCGCGTATCCGATGCTGTCGCTCGGCTACGTCGTCAACGCGTTCGCCGCGTGGTACCTGTTCGGCGAGGTGCTGTCCGTCCAGCGGCTCGTCGGCATCGGCATCATCCTGATCGGGGTGTTCGTGCTCGCGCGCAGCTGA
- a CDS encoding DegT/DnrJ/EryC1/StrS family aminotransferase, which yields MSQTTVPFLPFTRPEIDEETIQGVVEVLRSGWITTGPQNQRFEAALSEYCGGRPVRAFNSGTCTLEIGLRIAGVGPGDEVITSPASWVSTSNVILETGATPVFADIDPVTRNIDLDLLEKAITPRTKAIIPVYLAGLPVDMDRLYAIARAHNLRVIEDAAQALGSTWKGKRIGAIGDIVSFSFHANKNLTTIEGGALVLNNEDEATLAQKYRLQGITRTGFDGMDCDVLGGKYNLTDVAARVGLGQLPHLERFTAQRHALARAYFAAFEGGPAAKLGLGLPLAEFEHGNWHMFLVTLPLERLSITRGEFMAQMKERGIGTGIHYPAIHLFSLYRARGFKEGMFPHAERYGASTVTLPLFTQMTEDDVRRVVDAINQICEQYGK from the coding sequence ATGAGCCAGACTACCGTTCCGTTCCTGCCGTTCACGCGCCCGGAAATCGACGAGGAAACCATCCAGGGCGTCGTCGAGGTGCTGCGCTCGGGCTGGATCACCACCGGCCCGCAGAACCAGCGCTTCGAGGCCGCACTGTCCGAGTACTGCGGCGGCCGCCCGGTGCGCGCGTTCAATTCGGGCACCTGCACGCTCGAGATCGGCCTGCGCATCGCCGGCGTCGGCCCCGGCGACGAGGTGATCACGTCGCCCGCGTCGTGGGTGTCGACCAGCAACGTGATCCTCGAGACCGGCGCGACGCCGGTGTTCGCCGACATCGACCCGGTCACCCGCAACATCGACCTCGACCTGCTCGAAAAGGCGATCACGCCGCGCACGAAGGCGATCATCCCGGTCTACCTGGCCGGCCTGCCGGTCGACATGGACCGCCTGTACGCGATCGCGCGCGCGCACAACCTGCGCGTGATCGAGGACGCCGCGCAGGCGCTCGGCTCGACGTGGAAAGGCAAGCGCATCGGCGCGATCGGCGACATCGTGTCGTTCAGCTTCCATGCGAACAAGAACCTCACGACGATCGAAGGCGGCGCGCTCGTGCTCAACAACGAGGACGAGGCGACGCTCGCGCAGAAGTACCGGCTGCAGGGCATCACGCGCACCGGCTTCGACGGGATGGACTGCGACGTGCTCGGCGGCAAGTACAACCTGACCGACGTCGCCGCGCGCGTCGGCCTCGGCCAGCTGCCGCACCTCGAGCGCTTCACCGCGCAGCGCCATGCGCTCGCCCGCGCATACTTCGCCGCCTTCGAGGGCGGCCCGGCCGCGAAGCTCGGCCTCGGCCTGCCGCTCGCCGAATTCGAGCACGGCAACTGGCACATGTTCCTCGTCACGCTGCCGCTCGAGCGGCTGTCGATCACCCGCGGCGAGTTCATGGCGCAGATGAAGGAGCGCGGCATCGGCACCGGGATCCACTACCCGGCCATCCATCTTTTCTCGCTGTACCGCGCGCGCGGCTTCAAGGAGGGCATGTTCCCCCACGCCGAACGGTACGGCGCGTCGACCGTCACGCTGCCCCTCTTCACGCAGATGACGGAAGACGACGTGCGTCGCGTCGTCGACGCCATCAACCAGATTTGCGAACAATACGGAAAGTAA
- a CDS encoding glycosyltransferase: MSHLEARAGHPGAGRPGAANPEVSVVIPVYNEEDGLAALFARLYPALDALGTSYEVILINDGSRDRSAAMLADQFHVRPDTTRVVLLNGNYGQHMAILAGFAQSRGDIVVTLDADLQNPPEEIGKLIAKMHEGYDYVGSIRQQRQDSLWRRKASQMMNRLRERITRIKMTDQGCMLRAYSRRIIDTINVCGEVNTFIPALAYTFAQKPTEVEVAHEERFAGESKYSLYSLIRLNFDLVTGFSVVPLQWLSFIGVILSLGSAALFVLLLVRRFIVGAEVQGVFTLFAITFFLLGVIIFALGLLGEYIGRIYQQVRARPRYLIQTVLERHGNVQDAPADEGRREVAR, from the coding sequence ATGAGTCACCTTGAAGCACGCGCCGGGCATCCGGGCGCCGGACGTCCGGGCGCAGCCAACCCGGAAGTATCGGTCGTCATTCCCGTGTACAACGAGGAAGACGGCCTCGCCGCGCTCTTCGCGCGGCTGTATCCGGCGCTCGACGCGCTCGGCACGTCGTACGAAGTGATCCTGATCAACGACGGCAGCCGCGACCGCTCGGCCGCCATGCTCGCGGACCAGTTCCACGTGCGCCCCGACACGACGCGCGTCGTGCTGCTGAACGGCAACTACGGCCAGCACATGGCGATCCTCGCCGGCTTCGCGCAGTCGCGCGGCGACATCGTCGTCACGCTCGACGCCGACCTGCAGAACCCGCCCGAGGAAATCGGCAAGCTGATCGCGAAGATGCACGAGGGCTACGACTACGTCGGCTCGATCCGCCAGCAGCGCCAGGACAGCCTGTGGCGGCGCAAGGCGTCGCAGATGATGAACCGGCTGCGCGAGCGCATCACGCGCATCAAGATGACCGACCAGGGCTGCATGCTGCGTGCGTACAGCCGCCGCATCATCGACACGATCAACGTGTGCGGCGAGGTCAACACGTTCATCCCGGCGCTCGCCTACACGTTCGCGCAGAAGCCGACCGAAGTCGAGGTCGCGCACGAGGAGCGCTTCGCGGGCGAATCGAAGTATTCGCTGTACAGCCTGATCCGCCTGAATTTCGACCTCGTGACCGGCTTCTCGGTCGTGCCGCTGCAATGGCTGTCGTTCATCGGCGTGATCCTGTCGCTCGGCTCCGCCGCGCTGTTCGTGCTGCTGCTCGTGCGGCGCTTCATCGTCGGCGCGGAAGTGCAAGGCGTGTTCACGCTGTTCGCGATCACGTTCTTCCTGCTCGGCGTGATCATCTTCGCGCTCGGCCTGCTCGGCGAGTACATCGGCCGCATCTACCAGCAGGTGCGCGCGCGCCCGCGCTACCTGATCCAGACCGTGCTCGAGCGGCACGGCAACGTGCAGGACGCGCCGGCCGACGAAGGCCGCCGGGAGGTCGCGCGATGA